Proteins encoded in a region of the Pseudostreptobacillus hongkongensis genome:
- a CDS encoding class I SAM-dependent DNA methyltransferase, with the protein MIHKKFAHIYDEFMDFVDYNSWYKFLKTYINKNSKLKIADLGCGTGKLSYLFSADGHEVHAFDISDDMLDIARNKYENIEFNKIDITKNSVGKDYDFIMCNFDTVNYFNSFKEFINFLKLVYESLKEEGIFIFDFVEEGIFDEMFENDLFIDDTEEYTCIMKHDKKSKFKHIIDMVIFAKENGVYNKYTEIHEKTIFDTDKILEEVRKIGFEIYDSARNSEYGESRIFLVCKK; encoded by the coding sequence ATGATACATAAAAAATTTGCACATATTTATGATGAGTTTATGGATTTTGTAGACTATAACTCATGGTATAAATTTTTAAAAACATATATTAATAAGAATTCTAAATTAAAAATAGCTGACCTTGGTTGTGGTACTGGTAAGCTTTCATATTTATTTTCAGCAGATGGTCATGAAGTTCATGCTTTTGATATATCAGATGATATGTTAGATATAGCTAGAAATAAATATGAAAATATAGAGTTTAATAAGATTGATATTACTAAAAATTCAGTAGGTAAAGATTATGATTTTATTATGTGTAATTTTGATACTGTAAATTATTTCAATAGTTTTAAAGAGTTTATTAACTTTTTGAAATTAGTATATGAAAGTTTAAAAGAAGAGGGTATATTCATATTTGATTTTGTTGAAGAAGGTATATTTGATGAAATGTTTGAAAATGATTTATTTATAGATGATACAGAGGAATATACTTGTATAATGAAACATGATAAAAAATCTAAATTTAAGCATATTATAGATATGGTTATATTTGCAAAAGAAAATGGTGTGTATAATAAGTATACAGAAATACATGAAAAAACTATTTTTGATACAGATAAGATACTAGAAGAAGTTAGGAAAATAGGATTTGAAATATATGATAGTGCTAGAAATTCTGAATATGGAGAATCTAGAATATTTTTAGTGTGTAAAAAATAG
- the glmM gene encoding phosphoglucosamine mutase, with the protein MARKYFGTDGIRGEANKDLNIDLVTNLGLALGYYLKKNKEGESKPKIILGTDTRISGYMIRSALSAGLTSMGVNIDFVGVLPTPGVSYLTRILNADAGIMISASHNPIKDNGIKIFSNLGYKLNDEVEEEIESLMDNREFLMQHLASGEKLGRFIYVEDDMKMYRKFLQSTVKTSFSGYKVVVDTANGASYRVAAKVLQNLGAEVVVINNTPTGKNINLKCGSTHPEKLCQAVKVFEADMGIAYDGDADRLIAVDEQGEILDGDIIISIIAMNLLKKNMLNSNKVVTTVQSNMGVEKYLEENGIRLIRANVGDRYVLEKMREQGLNLGGEQSGHVIMLDYNTTGDGILSSIQLMQAFIETGKKLSELRKEVTLWPQKMINVIVDKEKKFNWDKNENLMNFIYEKEEEIYGNGRILVRASGTENLIRVMVEAKTDEIVDKILNEVVEKVKEELL; encoded by the coding sequence ATGGCAAGAAAATATTTTGGAACAGATGGTATAAGAGGTGAAGCTAATAAAGATTTAAATATAGATTTAGTAACTAATCTTGGACTTGCTTTAGGATATTATTTAAAGAAAAATAAAGAAGGAGAGTCTAAACCTAAAATTATACTTGGTACAGATACAAGAATTTCAGGGTATATGATTAGATCAGCTTTATCTGCAGGACTTACTTCTATGGGAGTTAATATTGATTTTGTTGGAGTTTTACCAACACCGGGTGTTAGTTATCTTACAAGAATATTAAATGCTGATGCAGGTATAATGATTTCAGCTTCACATAATCCTATAAAAGATAATGGGATTAAAATATTTTCAAATTTAGGATATAAGTTAAATGATGAAGTAGAAGAAGAAATTGAAAGCCTAATGGATAATAGAGAATTTTTAATGCAACATTTAGCAAGTGGTGAAAAATTAGGAAGATTTATATATGTTGAAGATGATATGAAAATGTATAGAAAGTTCTTACAATCTACAGTTAAGACTTCTTTTTCAGGATATAAAGTTGTTGTAGATACAGCAAATGGAGCTTCATATAGGGTGGCAGCTAAAGTTTTACAAAATTTAGGTGCAGAAGTTGTTGTAATAAATAATACACCGACTGGTAAGAATATTAATTTAAAATGTGGATCAACACACCCTGAAAAATTGTGTCAAGCAGTAAAAGTATTTGAAGCTGATATGGGAATAGCTTATGATGGTGATGCTGATAGATTAATTGCAGTTGATGAACAAGGAGAAATTTTAGATGGTGATATTATAATAAGTATAATAGCTATGAATTTATTAAAGAAAAATATGTTGAATTCAAATAAAGTTGTAACGACTGTTCAAAGTAATATGGGGGTTGAAAAATATCTAGAAGAAAACGGAATAAGATTAATAAGAGCAAATGTTGGAGATAGATATGTTCTTGAAAAGATGAGAGAGCAAGGTTTAAATCTTGGTGGAGAACAATCAGGACATGTAATAATGCTTGACTATAACACAACAGGAGACGGAATATTAAGTAGTATACAATTAATGCAAGCATTTATTGAAACAGGTAAAAAATTAAGTGAGTTAAGAAAAGAAGTTACTTTATGGCCACAAAAAATGATTAATGTTATTGTTGATAAAGAAAAGAAATTTAACTGGGATAAAAATGAAAATTTAATGAATTTTATATATGAAAAAGAAGAAGAAATATATGGAAATGGAAGAATTTTAGTTAGGGCATCAGGTACGGAAAATTTAATAAGAGTAATGGTTGAAGCTAAAACTGATGAAATAGTAGATAAAATTTTAAATGAAGTAGTAGAAAAAGTTAAGGAAGAGTTACTATGA
- a CDS encoding helix-turn-helix domain-containing protein: MRTTGEIISTYLKNSNMSQHLIAEILSVTPQYISNVVNNKKSPSKNLLKDLIRILKISEEDMLLIQKYEIYRRGYLIEKEEKGIKLLGKYTNKGFKYDFSDKKIIMINTMYNVENLAYVYILTTDLEPTFKKGISIFFEFSNELKYNNEVYLLKYKDSIDIAILEEIDDKIIIRYIEKNKKSQLLNKNEQKKLEIIGIYSGSFEIKERK, from the coding sequence ATGCGTACAACAGGAGAAATAATATCTACATATTTAAAAAATAGTAATATGAGTCAACATTTAATAGCAGAAATTTTATCTGTAACGCCCCAGTATATTAGTAATGTTGTAAATAATAAAAAAAGTCCTTCAAAAAATCTTTTGAAAGATTTAATTAGGATATTAAAAATATCTGAAGAAGATATGTTACTTATACAAAAATATGAAATATATAGAAGAGGTTATTTGATAGAAAAAGAAGAAAAAGGAATAAAACTTTTAGGTAAATATACTAATAAAGGGTTTAAATATGATTTTTCTGATAAAAAAATTATAATGATTAATACAATGTATAATGTAGAAAATTTAGCTTATGTATATATTTTAACAACAGATTTAGAACCTACGTTTAAAAAAGGGATTAGCATATTTTTTGAATTTAGTAATGAGCTTAAATATAATAATGAGGTTTACTTGTTAAAGTATAAAGATAGTATAGATATTGCAATACTTGAAGAAATTGATGATAAAATAATTATTAGATATATAGAAAAAAATAAAAAAAGTCAACTTTTAAATAAGAATGAACAGAAAAAATTAGAAATAATAGGAATTTATTCAGGAAGTTTTGAAATTAAAGAAAGGAAGTAA
- a CDS encoding DUF1858 domain-containing protein, translating to MKIRVHEDMNIDEVVEQYPIVAHILMRYGLGCGGCIISSAETIGEGIELHGLDPDIILEEINMIIEMAEEEEEKLKNSQG from the coding sequence GTGAAAATAAGAGTTCATGAAGACATGAATATAGATGAAGTGGTAGAGCAATATCCTATAGTAGCACATATATTAATGCGTTATGGGCTAGGATGTGGAGGATGTATAATTTCTAGTGCTGAAACTATAGGAGAAGGTATAGAATTACACGGTTTAGATCCGGATATAATATTGGAAGAAATAAATATGATTATAGAAATGGCTGAAGAAGAGGAAGAAAAGCTTAAGAATTCTCAAGGATAG
- a CDS encoding HAD family hydrolase translates to MSKRIAAFFDVDGTIFRNSLLIEHFKMLIKYDFIDEATFVGGIKNKFQKWEERRGSYDEYLDELVDNYIKYLSKIPNSDIDYVANRVIEQKSEKIYTYSREKIKEHLRLGHLVIIISGSPMFLVEKMAKKLHAHDYIATVYHTDKDGRYNGELTPMWDSGSKFKAIDDFVKKYDIDLEKSYAYGDTTGDLGMFIKVGYPVAINPAKRLFEKIQSDEDLKKRIQIVVERKDMIYLLDGTVKYFNLEEKND, encoded by the coding sequence ATGTCTAAAAGAATAGCTGCTTTTTTTGATGTTGATGGAACTATATTTAGAAATTCATTGCTTATAGAGCACTTTAAGATGCTTATAAAATATGATTTTATTGATGAAGCTACTTTTGTTGGTGGAATTAAGAATAAGTTCCAAAAATGGGAAGAACGTCGTGGTTCTTATGATGAGTATCTTGATGAATTAGTAGATAATTATATAAAGTATTTAAGTAAAATACCTAATTCTGATATTGACTATGTTGCAAATCGTGTCATAGAACAAAAATCAGAAAAAATTTATACTTATTCAAGAGAAAAAATAAAAGAACATTTAAGACTTGGTCATTTAGTTATTATTATTTCAGGGTCACCAATGTTTTTAGTTGAAAAGATGGCTAAAAAATTACATGCACATGATTATATAGCAACAGTTTATCATACTGATAAAGATGGAAGATATAATGGGGAATTAACGCCTATGTGGGATAGTGGTAGTAAATTTAAAGCTATTGATGATTTTGTAAAGAAATATGATATAGATTTAGAAAAATCTTATGCTTATGGAGATACTACAGGGGATCTTGGTATGTTTATCAAAGTTGGTTATCCTGTTGCAATTAATCCAGCAAAAAGACTTTTCGAAAAAATACAAAGTGATGAAGATCTTAAGAAAAGAATACAGATTGTTGTTGAAAGAAAAGATATGATATATCTTTTAGATGGAACAGTCAAATATTTTAATTTGGAGGAGAAGAATGATTAA
- a CDS encoding transglycosylase domain-containing protein: protein MKKIIKYLSIFIGSLVVIFGLGLVYVIHEVNQKYPPELINNYKPLTPSVIYDINGNQLDLITIENRDPIDIDQIPEMVQNAFISVEDKRFREHNGLDYIRLTKALILNVTKTGREGGSTITQQLVKNVFLSPDRTLKRKIVEAVLATRMERKLTKDEILELYLNTINFGRGVYGIKNASLNYFNKLPKDLTVGEAAILASIPKSPTKYSKLENALQRQKVVLKLMYENKAITKEEYDKAKDEKITFVNRTTINKNNEEKISSTNIAPEFTTIILSEVKKILNIETEEDEKLLFNGYKIYATVDINMQKAAYKAFATNSNLNRRSELEAALISIDPSNGFVKAMVGGKNYIKGDFNRALRAKRQPGSSFKPFIYLADMLENYTMATTLEDSPTTFGKWTPRNYDAKYRNNLTLLKALEISDNVVAVKALDLIGIKNFTNLWESFGFDRKEVPEDLTVALGSITLSPLDMAKAYSIIANGGEKVEPQFIYKIENKFGEVIYEAETKKEKVLEPEYAALVTHMMQSVVKNGGSKGAQLYANGKMVPVAGKTGTTSDYVSAWFTGYTPTLVTVVYVGNDNNKSMGRGMSGASAALPIWKNYMQIVANLSNFDIGKFQFIDDNLSNGKLIKKVIDLKTGLLDSDGNNSREALFIKGTEPIEYENIIYEEF, encoded by the coding sequence ATGAAAAAAATAATTAAATACTTATCGATTTTTATAGGATCTTTAGTAGTTATTTTTGGATTAGGTTTAGTTTATGTTATTCATGAGGTTAATCAAAAGTACCCTCCTGAATTAATTAATAATTACAAGCCATTAACTCCATCAGTAATATACGATATAAATGGTAATCAATTAGATTTAATTACTATAGAAAATAGAGATCCAATAGATATAGATCAGATTCCAGAAATGGTTCAAAATGCTTTTATATCAGTTGAGGATAAAAGATTTAGAGAACATAATGGGCTAGACTATATAAGACTTACAAAAGCTTTAATTTTAAATGTAACTAAAACAGGTAGAGAAGGTGGTTCTACTATAACTCAACAATTAGTTAAAAATGTGTTTTTAAGTCCAGATAGAACTTTAAAAAGAAAAATAGTAGAAGCTGTTCTTGCTACTAGAATGGAAAGAAAGTTAACTAAAGATGAAATTTTAGAGCTATATTTAAATACTATTAATTTTGGTAGAGGAGTTTATGGAATAAAAAATGCATCTCTTAATTATTTTAATAAACTACCTAAAGATTTAACTGTAGGTGAAGCAGCTATACTGGCTTCTATACCTAAATCGCCAACTAAGTATTCTAAACTTGAAAATGCGCTACAAAGACAAAAAGTAGTTTTAAAATTAATGTATGAAAATAAGGCTATAACAAAAGAAGAATATGATAAGGCAAAGGATGAAAAAATTACCTTTGTTAATAGGACTACTATAAATAAAAATAATGAAGAAAAAATTTCTAGTACAAATATTGCACCAGAATTTACTACTATAATTTTATCAGAAGTTAAAAAAATTCTTAATATAGAAACAGAAGAAGATGAAAAATTATTATTTAATGGTTATAAAATATATGCAACTGTGGATATAAATATGCAAAAAGCTGCATATAAAGCTTTTGCAACTAATAGTAATTTGAATAGAAGATCAGAACTTGAAGCAGCTTTAATTTCTATAGATCCAAGTAATGGGTTTGTAAAAGCTATGGTTGGAGGTAAAAACTATATTAAAGGAGACTTTAATAGAGCTTTGAGAGCTAAAAGACAACCAGGATCTTCATTTAAGCCATTTATATACTTAGCAGATATGTTAGAAAATTATACGATGGCAACTACTCTTGAGGATTCACCTACAACTTTTGGTAAGTGGACTCCAAGAAACTATGATGCAAAATATAGAAATAATTTAACTTTACTAAAAGCATTAGAAATATCAGATAACGTTGTTGCTGTTAAGGCATTAGATTTAATAGGAATTAAAAACTTTACAAATCTTTGGGAAAGTTTTGGATTTGATAGAAAAGAAGTTCCAGAAGATCTAACAGTAGCATTAGGATCTATAACTTTATCACCTTTAGATATGGCAAAGGCTTATTCTATAATAGCTAATGGTGGAGAAAAGGTTGAACCTCAGTTTATATATAAAATAGAAAATAAATTTGGTGAAGTGATATATGAAGCTGAAACAAAAAAAGAAAAAGTTTTAGAGCCAGAATATGCAGCTCTTGTAACTCATATGATGCAATCTGTAGTTAAAAATGGAGGAAGTAAAGGGGCTCAACTTTATGCTAATGGTAAAATGGTTCCAGTTGCTGGTAAAACAGGTACAACAAGTGATTATGTATCAGCATGGTTTACTGGATATACACCTACATTAGTTACTGTAGTTTATGTTGGAAATGATAATAATAAATCTATGGGAAGAGGAATGTCAGGAGCAAGTGCTGCACTTCCTATATGGAAAAACTACATGCAAATAGTTGCAAATCTTAGTAACTTTGATATAGGTAAGTTCCAATTTATAGATGATAATTTATCAAATGGAAAACTTATTAAAAAAGTAATAGATTTAAAGACGGGATTACTTGATAGTGATGGTAATAATTCGCGTGAAGCATTATTTATAAAAGGTACTGAACCAATAGAATACGAAAATATTATATATGAAGAGTTTTAA